From the genome of Geobacter sp. SVR, one region includes:
- a CDS encoding carboxyl transferase domain-containing protein, which translates to MTILKTSVNTSSEDFRRNAEVMATQVADLRSKVAAIALGGDEKARKKHIERGKLLPRERIRQLLDVGSPFLELSQFAAWGLYGDEVPAAGIITGIGRVQGQECMIVVNDATVKGGTYYPVTVKKHLRAQEIARENNLPCIYLVDSGGAFLPRQDDVFPDRDHFGRIFYNQATMSAMGIPQIAVVMGSCTAGGAYVPAMSDESVIVRRQGTIFLAGPPLVRAATGEVVSAEDLGGADVHCRTSGVTDHYAADDCHALSIARRIVGNLNRVKRPNLALREPLPPAYDPSEIYGVIPTDTRKPYDVREVIARITDGSEFDEFKQLYGTTLVCGFAHIWGYPVGIVANNGILFSESALKGTHFIELCSQRGIPLIFLQNISGFMVGSKYEAGGIARDGAKMVTAVACARVPKFTILIGGSFGAGNYGMCGRAYGPRFLWMWPNARISVMGGEQAASVLAQVRRDGMEMRGESWSAEEEQAFKAPIREQYETQGHPYYASARLWDDGIIDPADTRMVLGLAISAAMNALAERTQFGVFRM; encoded by the coding sequence ATGACGATTCTCAAGACTTCCGTAAATACCTCCTCGGAGGATTTCCGGCGTAATGCCGAGGTGATGGCGACGCAGGTGGCCGACCTGCGGAGCAAGGTGGCTGCCATCGCCCTGGGGGGTGACGAAAAGGCCCGCAAAAAGCACATCGAGCGGGGCAAGCTTCTGCCGCGCGAACGCATCCGTCAGCTGCTCGATGTCGGTTCTCCCTTTCTGGAGCTGTCCCAGTTCGCCGCCTGGGGGCTGTACGGCGACGAGGTTCCGGCCGCCGGCATCATCACCGGCATCGGTCGCGTCCAGGGGCAGGAATGCATGATCGTGGTCAACGACGCCACGGTCAAGGGGGGCACCTACTATCCCGTCACCGTCAAAAAACACCTGCGGGCCCAGGAGATCGCCCGGGAAAACAACCTGCCCTGCATCTATCTGGTCGATTCCGGCGGCGCCTTTCTGCCGCGCCAGGACGACGTCTTCCCCGATCGGGATCATTTCGGCCGGATCTTCTACAACCAGGCCACCATGTCCGCTATGGGGATACCCCAGATCGCGGTGGTGATGGGCTCTTGCACCGCCGGGGGGGCATATGTTCCGGCCATGTCCGACGAGAGCGTCATCGTGCGCCGCCAGGGAACGATCTTTCTGGCCGGCCCGCCGCTGGTCAGGGCCGCCACCGGCGAGGTGGTCAGCGCCGAGGACCTGGGAGGCGCCGACGTGCATTGCCGCACCTCGGGGGTGACCGACCATTACGCTGCCGACGATTGCCACGCCCTGTCCATCGCCCGCCGGATCGTGGGCAACCTCAACCGGGTCAAGCGGCCGAACCTGGCGCTGCGCGAACCGCTGCCCCCGGCCTACGATCCTTCCGAGATCTACGGCGTGATACCGACCGACACCCGTAAGCCCTACGATGTGCGCGAAGTCATCGCTCGCATCACGGACGGCTCGGAGTTCGACGAATTCAAGCAGCTCTACGGCACCACCCTGGTGTGCGGCTTTGCCCACATCTGGGGCTATCCGGTCGGCATCGTGGCCAACAACGGGATATTGTTCTCCGAATCGGCCCTCAAGGGCACCCACTTCATCGAACTCTGCAGCCAGCGCGGCATTCCCCTGATCTTCCTGCAGAACATCTCCGGCTTCATGGTGGGCAGCAAGTACGAGGCAGGGGGCATTGCCCGGGATGGCGCCAAGATGGTCACGGCCGTGGCCTGCGCCCGGGTACCCAAGTTCACCATCCTGATCGGCGGCAGCTTCGGCGCCGGCAACTACGGCATGTGCGGCCGGGCCTACGGCCCCCGCTTTTTGTGGATGTGGCCCAATGCGCGTATCTCGGTCATGGGGGGGGAGCAGGCCGCCAGCGTGCTGGCACAGGTCAGACGCGACGGCATGGAGATGCGCGGGGAGAGCTGGAGCGCCGAGGAGGAGCAGGCCTTCAAGGCCCCGATCCGCGAACAGTACGAAACCCAGGGGCATCCCTACTATGCCAGTGCCCGGCTGTGGGACGACGGCATCATCGACCCGGCCGATACGCGCATGGTGCTGGGCCTGGCCATCTCCGCGGCCATGAATGCGCTGGCGGAAAGGACACAGTTCGGGGTGTTCCGGATGTAA
- the icmF gene encoding fused isobutyryl-CoA mutase/GTPase IcmF has protein sequence MYMNNPQPYLASNKVRFVTATSLFDGHDASINVIRRMLQTSGAEVIHLGHNRSVEEIVTAAVQEDAQGIAVSCYQGGHVEFFKYIIDLLRERGEEHIRVFGGGGGVIVPEEISAIEGFGVCKIFSPEDGRRMGLQGMVNLMLQACDFALERDTSAEIDRLAQRDVRAVNTLITLAEQAVHDHTSGYGLLRERIRGMAGDLPVIGITGTGGAGKSSLTDELVLRFTRDFPDKSVAILAVDPSRQRTGGALLGDRIRMNAINSNRVYMRSLATRDSQTELSAAIQDAIDVVRAAGYDLVFVETSGIGQGNAGVVGICDVSLYVMTCEFGAPTQLEKIDMLDFADLVAINKFERKGAEDALRNVRKQYRRNRNFFDLTDEDLPVFGTIASQFNDPGTNVLYRALLDTVNERTQVGWQSHLMIDERESLKRYIIPPERVHYLGEVVQSVRGYHTMVKEQAEVARRLFQLNGTREVVAGVETLAELDRCIASYESRLSGEARQILKDWPEMKASYRRDQLVTKVRDKEIRSDLYTTTLSGTRIPKVCLPDFADWGEILRWSMLENAPGYFPFTAGVFPFKRAEEDPKRQFAGEGTPERTNRRFHYLCKDDDAKRLSTAFDSVTLYGEDPDYPPDIYGKVGESGVSICTVEDMRKLFAGFDLCAANTSVSITINGPAPMMLAFFFNSAIDQQMERFKERHGREPNVSEYGEIRSCTLQTVRGTVQADILKEDQGQNTCIFSTEFALKMMGDIQEYFIEQKVRNYYSVSISGYHIAEAGANPISQLAFTLSNGFTFVEYYLSRGMHIDDFAPNLSYFFSNGLDPEYTVIGRVARRIWAVTMREKYGANDRSQKLKYHIQTSGRSLHAQEMHFNDIRTTLQALMAIYDNCNSLHTNAYDEAVTTPTEESVRRAMAIQMIITKEFGLVKNENPLQGSFIFEELTDLVEEAVLAEFERIDQRGGVLGAMETQYQRSRIQDESMLYEHKKHNGDLPIVGVNTFRNPRADEEGVAVPGELARATREEKEQQIRNLRDFQQTNRDKAPAALRRLQETAMAGGNTFAELMETVKYASLGQISHALYEVGGKYRRNM, from the coding sequence ATGTATATGAACAATCCCCAGCCCTACCTGGCCAGCAACAAGGTGCGTTTCGTGACTGCCACCAGCCTGTTCGACGGTCACGACGCCTCGATCAACGTTATCCGGCGCATGCTGCAGACATCGGGCGCCGAGGTGATCCACCTGGGACACAACCGCTCGGTGGAGGAGATCGTAACCGCTGCCGTCCAGGAGGATGCCCAGGGGATAGCGGTCAGTTGCTATCAAGGGGGGCATGTCGAGTTCTTCAAGTACATCATTGATCTATTGCGGGAGCGCGGCGAGGAACACATCCGGGTGTTCGGCGGTGGCGGCGGCGTGATTGTGCCGGAGGAGATCAGCGCGATCGAAGGGTTTGGCGTCTGCAAGATTTTCTCGCCGGAAGATGGCCGCAGGATGGGATTGCAGGGGATGGTCAACCTGATGCTGCAGGCGTGCGATTTCGCTTTAGAGCGCGATACATCCGCGGAGATCGACCGTCTGGCGCAGCGGGATGTCCGGGCCGTGAACACCCTGATCACCCTGGCCGAACAGGCGGTGCACGATCATACCTCCGGTTATGGTCTGCTGCGTGAGCGCATCAGGGGCATGGCCGGAGATCTGCCGGTAATCGGCATCACCGGAACCGGCGGCGCCGGCAAGAGTTCCCTGACCGACGAACTGGTGTTGCGTTTTACCCGCGACTTTCCCGACAAGAGTGTTGCAATCCTGGCGGTGGACCCCTCCCGGCAGCGGACCGGCGGCGCCCTCTTGGGGGACAGGATCAGGATGAATGCCATCAATTCCAATCGGGTCTACATGCGTTCCCTGGCGACCCGCGACTCCCAGACCGAATTGTCCGCCGCCATTCAGGACGCCATCGACGTGGTGCGCGCGGCCGGGTATGACCTGGTGTTCGTCGAAACCAGCGGCATTGGCCAGGGCAATGCCGGGGTGGTGGGCATCTGCGACGTGTCCCTGTATGTGATGACCTGTGAGTTCGGCGCGCCGACCCAACTGGAGAAGATCGACATGCTCGATTTTGCCGACCTGGTGGCGATCAACAAGTTCGAGCGCAAGGGGGCCGAGGACGCCCTGAGAAATGTTCGCAAACAGTATCGCCGCAACCGCAATTTTTTCGACCTGACGGACGAGGATCTGCCGGTATTCGGCACGATCGCTTCCCAGTTTAATGATCCCGGCACCAACGTGCTCTACCGGGCGCTGCTGGATACGGTCAATGAGCGCACGCAGGTGGGCTGGCAGTCGCACCTCATGATCGACGAGCGGGAGAGCCTCAAAAGGTACATCATCCCTCCCGAGCGGGTGCACTACCTGGGGGAGGTCGTCCAGAGCGTGCGGGGCTACCATACGATGGTCAAGGAACAGGCCGAGGTAGCCCGGCGCCTGTTTCAGCTGAACGGCACCCGGGAGGTGGTGGCCGGTGTCGAAACGCTGGCCGAACTGGACCGGTGTATCGCATCGTACGAGTCCAGGCTGAGCGGCGAGGCCAGGCAGATTCTCAAGGACTGGCCGGAAATGAAGGCCTCCTACCGTCGTGACCAACTGGTGACCAAGGTCCGGGACAAGGAGATCAGAAGCGATCTCTACACGACGACACTTTCCGGCACCCGCATCCCCAAGGTCTGTCTGCCCGATTTCGCCGACTGGGGCGAGATCCTGCGCTGGAGCATGCTGGAGAACGCGCCTGGTTATTTTCCCTTTACCGCCGGCGTATTCCCTTTCAAGCGGGCCGAAGAAGACCCCAAGCGGCAGTTCGCCGGGGAAGGCACGCCGGAACGTACCAACCGGCGCTTCCACTACCTCTGCAAGGATGACGACGCCAAGCGGCTTTCCACGGCCTTCGACAGCGTCACGCTGTACGGCGAGGACCCGGACTACCCGCCTGACATCTACGGCAAGGTGGGGGAGAGTGGCGTTTCGATCTGCACCGTGGAAGACATGCGCAAGTTGTTTGCCGGCTTTGACCTGTGTGCTGCCAACACCAGCGTTTCGATCACTATCAACGGGCCGGCCCCGATGATGCTGGCCTTTTTCTTCAACTCCGCCATAGATCAGCAGATGGAGCGTTTCAAGGAGCGCCACGGCCGCGAGCCGAATGTCAGCGAGTACGGCGAGATCCGTTCCTGCACGCTGCAGACGGTGCGCGGCACGGTCCAGGCCGACATCCTCAAGGAGGACCAAGGGCAGAACACCTGCATCTTCTCGACCGAGTTCGCCCTGAAGATGATGGGGGACATTCAGGAGTACTTCATCGAGCAGAAGGTTCGTAATTACTATTCGGTTTCGATCAGCGGCTACCATATCGCCGAGGCAGGGGCCAATCCGATCAGTCAGCTGGCCTTCACGCTTTCCAACGGCTTCACCTTCGTGGAGTACTACTTGTCGCGCGGCATGCACATCGATGATTTCGCCCCCAATCTGTCCTATTTCTTCAGTAACGGGCTTGATCCCGAGTACACGGTGATTGGCCGGGTGGCGAGGCGGATCTGGGCAGTGACAATGCGCGAGAAGTACGGCGCCAACGACCGCAGCCAGAAGCTGAAGTACCACATCCAGACCTCGGGCCGTTCGCTGCATGCTCAGGAGATGCATTTCAACGATATCCGCACCACGCTGCAGGCGCTGATGGCCATCTACGACAACTGCAACTCTCTGCACACCAATGCCTACGACGAGGCGGTCACCACCCCCACCGAGGAGTCGGTCCGGCGGGCCATGGCGATCCAGATGATCATCACCAAGGAGTTTGGCCTGGTCAAAAACGAGAATCCGCTGCAGGGTTCATTCATCTTCGAGGAGCTGACCGATCTGGTGGAGGAGGCGGTGCTGGCCGAGTTCGAGCGGATCGATCAGCGCGGCGGCGTGCTGGGCGCCATGGAGACCCAGTACCAGCGTTCCCGGATACAGGACGAATCGATGCTGTACGAGCACAAGAAGCATAATGGCGATCTGCCGATCGTGGGGGTGAACACCTTCCGTAATCCGCGGGCCGACGAGGAGGGGGTTGCGGTGCCGGGTGAGCTGGCCCGCGCCACCAGGGAAGAGAAGGAACAGCAGATCCGGAATCTGCGCGACTTCCAGCAGACCAACCGCGACAAGGCCCCGGCTGCCTTGCGGCGGCTTCAGGAGACGGCCATGGCAGGGGGCAACACCTTTGCCGAGCTGATGGAGACCGTCAAGTACGCATCACTGGGACAAATCAGCCACGCATTGTACGAGGTGGGTGGAAAGTATCGGAGAAATATGTAG
- a CDS encoding enoyl-CoA hydratase/isomerase family protein produces MNEATILTNIDQRGIATLTMNRPELHNAFDDLLIAGLTAELKRLEADQRVRIVRLAASGTSFSAGADLTWMRRMAGYTYEQNLADAQGLATLMQTLNGLDKPTIALVQGAAYGGGVGLVACCDIVLAVKQASFCLSEVRLGLIPAVISPYVIDAIGARACRRYFLSAETFSAQEACRLGLVHEVVEDGDALWERSAQLCGQLLKNGPGAMADAKRLIAAVAGRRPDEAPIDETAARIAERRASREGQEGLAAFLEKRTPDWLAH; encoded by the coding sequence ATGAACGAAGCGACCATTCTTACCAACATCGACCAGCGGGGCATCGCGACCCTGACCATGAACCGGCCCGAGCTGCACAATGCCTTCGACGACCTCCTTATAGCCGGTCTGACCGCGGAGCTGAAACGTCTGGAGGCCGACCAACGGGTGCGCATCGTGCGCTTGGCGGCCAGCGGCACAAGCTTTTCCGCCGGTGCCGACCTCACCTGGATGCGCCGCATGGCCGGCTACACCTACGAGCAGAACCTGGCCGATGCACAAGGGCTGGCGACCTTGATGCAGACCCTGAACGGGCTGGACAAGCCGACCATCGCCCTGGTCCAGGGGGCGGCATATGGCGGCGGGGTGGGGCTGGTGGCCTGCTGCGACATTGTCCTGGCCGTGAAGCAGGCCAGCTTTTGCCTGTCGGAAGTCAGGCTCGGGCTCATCCCGGCCGTCATTTCCCCCTATGTGATCGACGCCATCGGGGCCCGGGCCTGCCGGCGCTATTTCCTGAGCGCCGAAACGTTCAGCGCACAGGAGGCCTGCCGGCTGGGGTTGGTGCACGAGGTGGTGGAGGATGGCGATGCGCTCTGGGAGCGCAGCGCACAGCTGTGCGGCCAGCTCCTGAAGAACGGCCCCGGTGCCATGGCCGATGCCAAACGGCTGATCGCCGCAGTGGCCGGACGCCGGCCGGACGAGGCCCCGATCGATGAGACGGCCGCCCGGATTGCCGAACGGCGGGCCAGCAGAGAAGGACAGGAAGGGCTGGCTGCCTTCCTGGAGAAGCGCACACCGGATTGGCTCGCACATTGA
- a CDS encoding hydroxymethylglutaryl-CoA lyase, with the protein MRVPKRVKMVEVGPRDGLQNEQAIVPTEVKVELINRLSATGLSVIESTSFVSPKWVPQMADNAQVMAGITRRPGVSYPVLVPGMQGFEAAVAAGARELAVFTAASEAFCQHNINCSIAQSLERFAPVMEAAHQRTIKVRGYVSCVLGCPYQGEVPLETVADVSQRLLELGCYEISLGDTIGRGTPAKAQAMVKAVAARVPRRRLAVHFHDTYGQALANILAVLELGISVVDSSVAGLGGCPYAKGATGNVASEDLLCMLNGLGIETGVDLTRLIAAGLYISSYLGRPTGSKVARALGQEMTLENT; encoded by the coding sequence GTGAGAGTGCCGAAGCGGGTGAAAATGGTGGAAGTGGGGCCGCGGGACGGCCTGCAGAACGAGCAGGCGATCGTGCCGACCGAGGTCAAGGTGGAACTGATCAACCGCCTCTCGGCCACCGGCCTGAGCGTGATCGAGTCCACCAGTTTCGTCTCCCCCAAATGGGTGCCCCAGATGGCCGACAACGCCCAGGTGATGGCCGGCATCACCCGCCGCCCCGGTGTCAGCTATCCGGTGCTGGTGCCGGGCATGCAGGGCTTCGAGGCGGCCGTGGCGGCCGGAGCCCGGGAGCTAGCGGTCTTTACGGCCGCCTCCGAGGCTTTCTGCCAGCACAACATCAACTGCTCCATTGCCCAGAGCCTGGAACGCTTCGCACCGGTCATGGAGGCGGCCCACCAGCGCACCATCAAGGTGCGCGGCTATGTCTCCTGCGTGCTCGGCTGCCCCTACCAGGGGGAGGTGCCGCTGGAAACGGTGGCGGACGTGTCCCAGCGCCTGCTGGAGCTGGGCTGTTACGAGATCTCCCTGGGGGATACCATCGGCCGGGGCACCCCGGCCAAGGCCCAGGCCATGGTCAAGGCGGTTGCGGCGCGGGTGCCCCGCCGGCGGCTGGCCGTCCATTTCCACGATACCTACGGTCAGGCCCTGGCCAATATCCTGGCGGTGCTGGAACTGGGCATATCGGTGGTGGACAGCTCCGTGGCCGGACTGGGGGGCTGCCCCTATGCCAAGGGGGCTACCGGCAATGTTGCCAGCGAGGATCTGCTCTGCATGCTGAACGGCCTGGGCATCGAGACCGGCGTGGACCTGACGAGGCTGATCGCGGCCGGGCTGTATATCTCCAGCTACCTGGGACGTCCCACTGGTTCCAAGGTGGCGCGGGCCCTGGGCCAGGAGATGACGCTGGAAAACACGTAA
- a CDS encoding crotonase/enoyl-CoA hydratase family protein, with product MVVPTLNDAALTVEGRVALLTFQRDDVRNALTGTALMDDLLAVLDWADREKGISVLVITGDGAAFSSGGNIKEMQEKKGTFAGSAMEIRESYRRGIQQIPLAMHRAEIPLIAAVNGPAIGAGFDLACMCDLRIASSRAVVGETFINLGIIPGDGGAWFLQRLVGYQRAAELTLTGRLLKADEALQMGLFLEVVEPEALLDRALELARQIAAKPPQALRLTKRLLKLAQRSELPDFLELCASFQAMAHHTADHREAVDAFLEKRAPRFSGN from the coding sequence ATGGTCGTGCCGACGCTTAACGATGCAGCTTTGACGGTGGAGGGCAGGGTAGCACTGCTGACCTTTCAGCGGGACGATGTCCGTAATGCTCTGACAGGAACGGCCCTGATGGATGACCTTCTGGCGGTGCTCGATTGGGCCGACCGGGAAAAAGGGATCTCAGTGCTGGTCATCACCGGAGACGGAGCGGCCTTTTCCTCGGGGGGCAACATCAAGGAGATGCAGGAGAAAAAGGGGACCTTTGCCGGATCGGCCATGGAGATCCGGGAGAGCTACCGGCGCGGCATTCAGCAGATACCACTGGCAATGCACCGTGCAGAGATTCCGCTGATTGCCGCTGTCAACGGGCCGGCCATCGGTGCCGGTTTTGACCTGGCCTGCATGTGCGATCTGCGTATCGCCTCCAGCAGGGCCGTGGTGGGGGAAACCTTCATCAATCTCGGCATCATCCCGGGCGACGGCGGAGCATGGTTTCTGCAGCGCCTGGTCGGCTATCAGCGCGCCGCCGAACTGACCCTGACCGGCAGGCTGCTGAAGGCGGACGAGGCTTTGCAGATGGGGCTGTTCCTGGAGGTGGTCGAGCCCGAGGCATTGCTGGACCGGGCCCTGGAGCTGGCCAGGCAGATCGCTGCCAAGCCCCCCCAGGCCCTGCGTTTGACCAAGCGCCTGCTGAAGCTGGCCCAGCGCAGCGAACTGCCCGATTTTCTGGAGTTGTGCGCCTCCTTTCAGGCCATGGCGCACCATACAGCGGATCACCGGGAGGCGGTCGACGCCTTCCTGGAAAAACGGGCGCCCAGATTTAGCGGGAATTGA
- a CDS encoding acetyl/propionyl/methylcrotonyl-CoA carboxylase subunit alpha: MFDKILIANRGEIACRIIRTARRLGIRTVAVYSDADAQALHVSLADEALRIGPAPARESYLRPELILEAARRSGAGAIHPGYGFLSENAEFAEACAEAGLIFIGPPAGAIRAMGSKSAAKQIMEAAAVPLVPGYHGEQQDPELLARAAAGIGYPVLIKASAGGGGKGMRVVGEAAAFDDALVAAKREALSGFGDDRVLLEKYLTRPRHVEIQVFADSLGNVVHLFERDCSIQRRHQKVLEEAPAPGMPEELRRSMGAAAVAVARAIGYVGAGTVEFLLDQDGSFYFMEMNTRLQVEHPVTEMITGQDLVEWQFRVAAGEPLPLGQEQLTISGHAIEARIYAEDPQRDFLPSIGILGHLRTPQENAHVRIDTGVRAGDEVSIHYDPMIAKLIVWDTDRTGALRRLATALAEYQVVGVTTNVAFLATLAGHPAFAAGDLDTGFIERHRTALFPRISPATDQVLALACLDVLLRRTREAQQAAAASPDPWSPWHLTSGWRMNVDNHHVLVFRDNGTDISIIAHYRPSGYLLELPGGEQMASGSLDHNGDILADLNGARCRATVVRHNDDLVIVIQGRSHRLTLHDPLAHVGEQEDQGGRLTAPMPGKIVAVLVEPGARVAKGTPLVILEAMKMEHTIAAPRDGLVSEIHFSVGAVVNEGAELLAFAADGEQTP; encoded by the coding sequence ATGTTCGACAAGATCCTGATCGCCAACCGTGGCGAGATCGCCTGCCGCATCATCCGCACCGCCCGCCGTCTCGGCATCCGTACCGTGGCGGTCTACTCCGACGCCGATGCCCAAGCGCTGCACGTGTCCCTGGCGGACGAGGCTTTGCGGATCGGTCCGGCCCCGGCCCGGGAGAGCTACCTGCGGCCGGAGCTGATCCTGGAGGCGGCCCGCAGGAGCGGCGCCGGGGCCATTCATCCCGGCTACGGCTTCCTCTCCGAAAACGCCGAGTTCGCCGAGGCCTGTGCCGAAGCGGGGCTGATCTTCATCGGTCCGCCGGCCGGCGCCATCCGGGCCATGGGCTCCAAAAGCGCTGCCAAGCAGATCATGGAAGCGGCGGCAGTGCCTCTGGTGCCTGGCTACCACGGCGAACAACAGGACCCGGAGCTGCTGGCTCGGGCCGCCGCCGGGATCGGCTATCCGGTGCTGATCAAGGCCAGCGCCGGCGGCGGCGGCAAGGGCATGCGGGTGGTCGGGGAGGCGGCGGCCTTTGACGACGCCCTGGTCGCTGCGAAACGGGAAGCGCTGTCCGGGTTCGGCGATGACCGGGTGCTGCTGGAAAAATACCTGACCAGGCCACGCCACGTGGAGATCCAGGTCTTTGCCGACAGCCTGGGCAATGTCGTGCATTTGTTCGAGCGCGACTGCTCCATCCAGCGCCGGCACCAGAAGGTACTGGAGGAGGCGCCGGCGCCGGGCATGCCGGAGGAGCTGCGCCGCAGCATGGGGGCGGCTGCCGTGGCCGTGGCCCGGGCCATCGGCTATGTCGGGGCCGGTACGGTCGAATTCCTGCTGGATCAGGACGGTTCCTTCTATTTCATGGAGATGAACACCCGCCTCCAGGTGGAGCATCCGGTCACGGAGATGATCACCGGCCAGGACCTGGTGGAGTGGCAGTTCAGGGTGGCTGCCGGTGAGCCGCTCCCTCTGGGCCAGGAACAATTGACCATCAGCGGCCATGCAATCGAAGCGCGCATCTATGCCGAGGACCCCCAGCGCGATTTCCTCCCCTCCATCGGCATCCTCGGGCATCTGCGTACGCCGCAGGAGAATGCCCATGTCAGGATCGATACCGGCGTGCGGGCCGGGGACGAGGTCAGCATCCATTACGACCCGATGATCGCCAAGCTGATCGTCTGGGATACCGACCGCACCGGTGCCCTGCGCCGGTTGGCAACGGCCCTGGCCGAATACCAGGTGGTGGGCGTGACCACCAATGTGGCGTTCCTGGCCACCCTGGCCGGCCATCCCGCCTTTGCAGCCGGCGACCTCGACACCGGCTTCATCGAGCGCCACCGGACAGCGCTGTTCCCCAGGATCAGCCCGGCCACGGACCAGGTGCTGGCCCTGGCCTGCCTGGATGTGCTGCTGCGCCGCACACGCGAGGCGCAGCAGGCGGCAGCCGCATCGCCGGACCCCTGGTCCCCCTGGCACCTGACCAGCGGCTGGCGTATGAACGTGGATAACCACCATGTGCTGGTCTTCCGCGACAACGGGACCGATATCAGCATCATTGCCCACTACCGCCCTTCCGGGTACCTCCTGGAACTTCCCGGAGGGGAGCAGATGGCGTCCGGCAGCCTGGACCACAACGGCGACATCCTGGCCGACCTGAACGGAGCGCGCTGCAGGGCGACGGTGGTGCGCCACAACGACGATCTGGTGATCGTGATCCAGGGGCGCAGCCATCGCCTGACGCTGCACGACCCGCTGGCCCATGTGGGGGAACAAGAGGATCAGGGGGGACGGCTGACCGCCCCGATGCCGGGCAAGATCGTGGCAGTGCTGGTGGAACCGGGGGCGCGGGTCGCCAAGGGGACACCGCTGGTGATCCTGGAGGCCATGAAGATGGAGCACACCATTGCTGCGCCACGCGACGGCCTGGTGTCCGAGATCCACTTCAGCGTCGGCGCCGTGGTCAACGAGGGGGCGGAATTACTGGCCTTTGCCGCCGATGGGGAGCAGACGCCGTGA
- a CDS encoding isovaleryl-CoA dehydrogenase, which yields MNTYPTLNFDLGETADLLRETVEAFARAEIAPRAADIDRDNHFPMDLWRTMGELGLHGITVPEEYGGAGMSYLEHVVAIEEISRASASVALAYGAHSNLCINQIYRNANEEQKRRYLPKLISGEHVGALAMSEAGAGSDVVGMRLRADRRGDRYILNGTKMWITNGPHADTLFVYAKTDINAGSKGITAFLIEKGFKGFSTAQKLDKLGMRGSDTCELVFEDCEVPAENVVGTVGEGVKVLMSGLDYERAVLAAGPLGIMRACLDVVIPYIHERRQFGKAIGEFQLMQGKIADMYSTMNACRAYVYAVARACSGRHSIRKDAAGAILYAAEKATWMALEAIQILGGNGYINEYPTGRLLRDAKLYEIGAGTSEIRRMLIGRELFNETGPH from the coding sequence ATGAATACGTATCCCACGCTGAATTTCGATCTGGGTGAAACAGCCGATCTGCTGCGGGAAACGGTCGAGGCCTTTGCGAGGGCCGAGATTGCGCCGCGTGCGGCGGATATCGATCGTGACAACCACTTCCCGATGGACCTCTGGCGCACGATGGGGGAACTGGGGCTGCACGGGATCACCGTACCCGAGGAGTACGGCGGGGCGGGCATGAGCTACCTGGAACATGTGGTGGCCATCGAGGAGATCAGCCGCGCCTCGGCCTCGGTGGCCCTGGCCTACGGCGCCCATTCCAACCTCTGCATCAACCAGATCTACCGCAATGCCAACGAGGAGCAGAAACGCCGCTACCTGCCCAAGTTGATCAGCGGCGAGCATGTGGGTGCCCTGGCCATGAGCGAGGCGGGCGCCGGTTCGGACGTGGTCGGCATGCGTCTGCGGGCCGACCGCAGGGGGGACCGCTACATCCTGAACGGCACCAAGATGTGGATCACCAATGGCCCCCATGCCGATACTCTGTTCGTGTATGCCAAGACCGACATCAATGCCGGGTCCAAGGGCATCACTGCCTTTCTGATCGAAAAGGGTTTCAAGGGCTTTTCCACGGCCCAGAAGCTGGACAAGCTCGGCATGCGTGGTTCTGATACCTGCGAGCTGGTATTCGAAGACTGCGAAGTACCGGCGGAAAATGTGGTCGGCACGGTGGGGGAAGGGGTCAAGGTGCTGATGAGCGGCCTGGACTACGAGCGGGCGGTGCTGGCGGCCGGGCCGCTGGGCATCATGCGGGCCTGCCTGGACGTGGTCATCCCCTATATCCACGAGCGTCGCCAGTTCGGCAAGGCCATCGGCGAATTTCAACTGATGCAGGGCAAGATCGCCGACATGTACAGCACCATGAACGCCTGCCGGGCCTATGTCTATGCCGTGGCCCGCGCCTGCAGCGGCCGGCATTCCATCCGCAAGGACGCGGCCGGTGCCATACTCTACGCGGCGGAAAAGGCCACCTGGATGGCCCTGGAGGCGATCCAGATCCTGGGGGGCAACGGGTACATCAACGAATATCCCACCGGGCGGCTGCTGCGCGATGCCAAGCTGTACGAGATCGGGGCCGGCACCAGCGAGATCCGGCGCATGCTGATCGGCCGGGAGCTGTTCAACGAGACCGGTCCGCATTGA